In the Mya arenaria isolate MELC-2E11 chromosome 11, ASM2691426v1 genome, one interval contains:
- the LOC128209491 gene encoding uncharacterized protein LOC128209491, producing the protein MHRIRMHRRRIAMRRRNRRRLAMRRRRNRRRRGRRNGRKKRSIQFPEQMEDLNMKRATKTQPSCPQIYTASTEGKFCFLTSTELMKSTSAQHYCNKHGGNLVAIETSGKQSAVQTFLQRNHFNKEKIWLSDIASLDGVKVWRISQKPVDFNKFENKQIPFDDTCILFDVSSGSWISQPCSDTGSWKRPEHHRALCEPTENQQMNTLVNNGLDRQKRDTAAIHSGKADEKNVFKSLSSNVNSAFAKMNTGLKKMFG; encoded by the exons ATGCACCGTATAAGAATGCATCGTAGAAGAATTGCAATGAGAAGAAGGAACCGTAGAAGACTTGCAATGAGAAGGAGAAGGAACCGTAGAAGACGTGGAAGGAGAAATG GTCGAAAGAAGCGTTCTATACAGTTTCCGGAACAAATGGAAGACTTGAATATGAAACGTg ctACGAAGACCCAACCTTCCTGCCCACAAATTTACACTGCCTCCACAGAAGGGAAATTCTGCTTCCTGACCTCGACAGAGCTAATGAAGTCAACCTCGGCTCAGCATTACTGTAACAAACATGGCGGAAACCTCGTGGCCATTGAAACTTCGGGGAAACAGTCGGCTGTACAAACCTTCTTGCAGA GGAACCACTTCAACAAGGAGAAGATTTGGCTGTCCGACATCGCCAGCCTGGATGGAGTGAAAGTCTGGAGAATCAGCCAGAAGCCAGTAGACTTCAATAAATTTGAG aacaaaCAAATTCCATTTGATGACACCTGCATTCTTTTCGACGTATCCTCTGGATCCTGGATCAGTCAACCCTGCTCAGACACAGGCAGTTGGAAGAGACCCGAACACCATCGCGCCCTTTGTGAGCCAACAGAAAACCAGCAAATGAACACTTTGGTAAATAATGGACTAGACAGGCAGAAGCGTGACACTGCTGCTATTCATTCCGGGAAAGCGGATGagaaaaatgtgttcaaatctCTGTCTTCAAATGTGAACTCTGCATTTGCTAAAATGAATACGGGACTGAAGAAAATGTTTGGATAA